In Romeriopsis navalis LEGE 11480, the genomic stretch AATTTACAGAAAGTCGTGATTGAATCAGTCCCGACTCCAAATCCGTGGTTTCATACCGCAGTCCAGATTCTCCGATGGCGGCAGTTTGGATAAATGTCGCTGTAATTTTACCCGCTCTACATGATGCCCCAACACATCACAATCAACCACATCGCAATCAAAGTCGTAGTATTAGCCACAGGCTGAGTAACGACACGATCTCAACGGATAGCCAGCTTCACCACTCCATGCCCGAATATAACGGTCAACAAAAATCGATCGAAAAGGGTCCAAGCAGTTTTGCTTGGACCCTCGCGAGGTTAAATTATTCGGCCTGAGATTCAAGCCGAACAACTCAAGTTAGATGATTTTAGTAACCACCACGACGGCCACCGCCGCCACCGCCGCCACGATCTTCACGTGGTCGCGCTTTATTTACTTTCAGATCGCGCCCCATCCATTCAGCACCGTCAAGTGCTTCAATGGCAGCGGTTTCTTCAGCATCTGTGCTCATTTCGACGAAACCAAAACCGCGCATTCGGCCGGTTTCACGATCGGTGGGAAGCTGTACGCGCTTCACCGTGCCGTATTCTGCGAATGTCGCATTCATATCGGCCTCGGTAACGTCATAAGACAAATTACCTACATAGATTGACATAAATTGACTCCAAAAATTTGGGGATGTGTAGAGGGAGATTCCGGAGAAAAGTCTGTCAATGAAAAAACGTGAAAATCCGTTAATGCTAGAAACAAATACTGATAACCGATGCAAATTCTCCGTCCGTCATCTTAACATGCTCAAGCGAAGGCGTTAAGTAAG encodes the following:
- a CDS encoding RNA recognition motif domain-containing protein, encoding MSIYVGNLSYDVTEADMNATFAEYGTVKRVQLPTDRETGRMRGFGFVEMSTDAEETAAIEALDGAEWMGRDLKVNKARPREDRGGGGGGGRRGGY